ACCCTCCCCTGATCTGGCATTTGTCGGTATAATTGTCAAACCAAGCAGTTTGCTCATCAAGGGAATATCAACTTTGATTCCCTTGCTTTTTACCTCATCCCACATGTTGAATGCCAGCACAGGACGGATTCCAAGTTCAATAAGTTGAAGAGTAAAGTAGAGCTGGCGATCAAGGTTTGTTGAATCGATTACATTAATCACTGCATCAGGTTTTTCATCAACAATGTAGTCGCGGGCGACTTTCTCATCCGGTGAACTTGTGCTTAATGAGTATGTGCCCGGAAGATCCACGACTGTTGCCTGTAAATCTCCATAGCGTACCTTTCCCTCTTTTATCTCTACAGTAACTCCGCTCCAGTTACCCACCTTCTGATTTGCACCCGTCATACAGTTAAAAAGCGATGTTTTTCCGGAGTTTGGATTACCTGTCAAGACGATTTTTATCACCTTTGACCTTTTCTGCACCTCAAGATCGCAACTCACCGATTCAACACTCATGGCTTTTCCTCCCGGGGATGCACAGAATTATCCTTTTTATCTGATACCGGCTTTACGTAAATGCTCTCTGCTTCGTTAATCCTTATGGAAACATACCCATGCTTCACCTTAACCTCCATCGGATCGTATAATGGCGCATATTTCAGGACACGGAGCTGACTTCCCGGAATAAACCCCATTTCAAGCATTCTCTTCTTTAAAACACCTGAACCCTCAATACTGTCAATCATCACAACATCTCCCTCACGAGTTTTCGCCAATGATCGCGGATCTGAATTATCACTTGTCATATTCACCTCCTATTATAGACATCTCATTTAATTAGATACTTCTAACTCACAGGCAAAAAAAAGATGCCCTTCAGCACCTTTTTAAAAGAATATTCGATGCTTCTTCCCGTCTGAGTGTTAAGCTGCTGTTCTTCACTTTCACCTCGATGGGGTCATCGAGGGGTGCAGCACGCATGACTGTTATACTCTGCCCCTTTACAATTCCCATTTCAAGCAGCCGTTTTTTGAGTTTTCCTGTTCCATTTACCTGCAAAATGATTCCCTTCTGGCCAGGGAGAAGATCATTCAAGCTAACCAGCCCCTCAGCATTATTCTGATCGGAGATAAACCCGCAATTTGTTATGCAATCTATCTCTGACAGGGATTGTTCAAGCAGTTGCTTTATTTTTGTGCTTCCGGTCTCATCCTTTTTTGCTGCAACCAGAAACGCAGCCATCCTCCTGCAGACATCCGATGTCATCCCATGCTCCATGCTGCAGGCAGTCTTATTTGCCTCTTCATAGGAGAGTCCCAGAATACTGATGAAGAAATCAAGCAGTATATGGTGTCTTCGATCAATACATTTAGCCGCATCCAAACCCTTATCTGTAAGAGTGACAAACGAGCGGACCTCATAATTTATGAGCCCCTTCTCAGCCAGTGACCGTAAAGCCACAGTAACAGATGAGCGTTTGACATTGAGACGACTGGCGATCTCCATGGAACGGG
The DNA window shown above is from Fibrobacter sp. and carries:
- a CDS encoding ferrous iron transport protein A, producing the protein MTSDNSDPRSLAKTREGDVVMIDSIEGSGVLKKRMLEMGFIPGSQLRVLKYAPLYDPMEVKVKHGYVSIRINEAESIYVKPVSDKKDNSVHPREEKP
- a CDS encoding metal-dependent transcriptional regulator, with translation MSAYALSPNLEDYLEAILQISSMNKVARSMEIASRLNVKRSSVTVALRSLAEKGLINYEVRSFVTLTDKGLDAAKCIDRRHHILLDFFISILGLSYEEANKTACSMEHGMTSDVCRRMAAFLVAAKKDETGSTKIKQLLEQSLSEIDCITNCGFISDQNNAEGLVSLNDLLPGQKGIILQVNGTGKLKKRLLEMGIVKGQSITVMRAAPLDDPIEVKVKNSSLTLRREEASNILLKRC